One Acinetobacter pullicarnis genomic region harbors:
- a CDS encoding GDYXXLXY domain-containing protein, which translates to MKKYSALILAVLSIGLFLGIIVKNQWQLKHSQSLYVELRPVDPRSILQGDYMALRYELYFSNNPASEDLSDRANLSNIYAGIQTYIENKPNILMYVQLDAQQRVVHTVIDPLQLDQTRTIKPLKLKNPSNYVDSLYPSSQSFLFAEGLASCYEQAHYAEFKVDDSGNAILASLRGENLKILGCEQVRFWWQGSREQTER; encoded by the coding sequence ATTAAAAAATATAGTGCCTTAATACTTGCTGTACTTTCGATTGGCTTATTTCTCGGTATTATTGTCAAAAACCAATGGCAGCTTAAACACAGCCAAAGTCTTTATGTGGAATTGCGTCCTGTGGATCCGCGTTCGATTTTGCAAGGTGATTATATGGCCTTGCGTTATGAACTTTATTTTAGCAATAACCCAGCATCGGAGGATCTATCAGATAGAGCGAATCTATCGAATATATACGCTGGGATTCAAACGTATATTGAAAATAAGCCCAATATACTGATGTATGTTCAGTTGGATGCACAGCAAAGGGTGGTGCATACCGTGATTGATCCATTACAACTAGATCAGACACGTACAATTAAGCCGTTAAAACTGAAAAACCCAAGTAATTATGTTGATAGTCTATATCCGAGTAGTCAAAGTTTCTTGTTCGCTGAAGGTCTAGCCAGTTGCTATGAGCAAGCACACTATGCAGAATTTAAAGTGGATGACAGTGGCAATGCAATTTTGGCATCCTTACGTGGAGAAAACCTGAAAATACTCGGCTGTGAACAAGTACGATTTTGGTGGCAGGGCAGCCGTGAGCAAACTGAGCGCTAG
- the trhO gene encoding oxygen-dependent tRNA uridine(34) hydroxylase TrhO, whose protein sequence is MNATVEQLAPVEQQASTTWVVAALYQFKHVEDAVALQQKLLELVNLLKLCGTLIVADEGINGTVAGSRQGIDLLHAFLLEHGFNSMEYKESESSEKPFRKMKIKLKKEIVTLGVEVKPRDLVGHYLDPKQWNELIAQDDVILVDTRNDYEFKAGTFKGAIDPKTESFREFPEYVKQNLEQHKGKKIAMFCTGGIRCEKSTSLLLQEGFEEVYHLKGGILKYLEETPVDESLWEGECFVFDGRTAVTHGVEEGINVKCHACGWPLTPDEVELPSYEHGVSCVYCIEKTTDKQKDGFRMRQSQIAAAKRKRL, encoded by the coding sequence ATGAACGCTACTGTAGAACAGCTTGCACCTGTAGAACAGCAAGCGAGCACGACATGGGTTGTTGCCGCGCTTTACCAATTCAAACACGTTGAAGATGCTGTCGCATTGCAACAGAAGCTGCTTGAGTTGGTCAACCTGCTAAAACTGTGTGGTACTTTAATTGTTGCAGATGAAGGAATCAACGGGACCGTTGCAGGAAGTCGTCAAGGAATTGATTTACTTCATGCATTTCTATTAGAGCACGGCTTTAATAGCATGGAATACAAAGAATCAGAAAGTAGCGAAAAACCTTTTCGCAAGATGAAAATCAAACTTAAAAAAGAAATTGTGACTTTAGGCGTGGAAGTGAAACCACGTGATTTGGTTGGACATTATTTAGATCCAAAACAATGGAATGAACTGATTGCACAAGATGATGTGATTTTGGTCGATACCCGTAATGACTATGAGTTTAAAGCGGGTACCTTCAAAGGCGCGATTGATCCGAAAACAGAAAGCTTCCGTGAATTCCCAGAATACGTAAAACAAAACCTAGAACAACATAAAGGCAAAAAAATTGCCATGTTCTGTACTGGTGGTATCCGCTGTGAAAAATCAACGTCTTTGTTATTGCAAGAGGGCTTCGAAGAGGTTTATCACCTAAAGGGCGGTATTTTAAAATACCTCGAAGAAACCCCTGTAGATGAAAGTCTATGGGAAGGTGAATGTTTTGTATTTGATGGTCGTACTGCCGTCACCCACGGTGTCGAAGAAGGTATTAATGTGAAATGTCATGCCTGTGGCTGGCCACTCACCCCTGATGAAGTTGAGCTGCCAAGTTATGAACATGGTGTGTCTTGTGTTTACTGTATTGAAAAAACCACTGATAAACAAAAAGATGGCTTCCGTATGCGTCAATCACAAATTGCGGCTGCAAAACGTAAACGCCTCTAA
- a CDS encoding DUF1289 domain-containing protein, which translates to MNNQRRIPTLTPCVGRCSTVFGDAVCRGCRRYNHEIIQWNTYNLEQRVAVWTRLDAQLDQILLPMLPLAQLEQVEQFILSKRVRVLETASQGRKLYQALKLCEKNRNLATESGLGIRPHQVKPIWDEFERRALALGKASYDFAWLRADVMGQTLLKWNEQEDDL; encoded by the coding sequence TTGAATAACCAACGTCGTATCCCAACATTAACGCCCTGTGTCGGGCGTTGTTCTACTGTGTTTGGTGATGCGGTTTGCCGTGGTTGCAGACGTTATAACCATGAAATTATTCAATGGAATACCTATAACCTTGAGCAGCGTGTTGCGGTGTGGACCCGTTTAGATGCACAGCTTGATCAAATTTTGTTGCCAATGCTGCCTTTGGCACAGCTCGAGCAAGTGGAACAATTTATTTTATCGAAACGGGTGCGGGTTTTAGAGACAGCGAGTCAAGGTCGAAAGCTCTATCAAGCTTTAAAGTTATGTGAAAAAAATAGAAATTTAGCAACAGAAAGTGGCTTAGGGATTCGTCCACACCAGGTCAAACCGATTTGGGACGAGTTTGAGCGCCGTGCTCTTGCGCTTGGTAAAGCCAGTTATGATTTTGCTTGGTTACGCGCGGATGTTATGGGTCAGACTTTATTGAAATGGAATGAACAGGAAGACGATCTTTAA
- a CDS encoding TetR/AcrR family transcriptional regulator, translating to MSKSAEKILDTAEDLFNQHSFVAVGVDLIRDQSGCSKTTLYTYFKNKQQLILAVLEQRDLRFRQQLEQYVAASHGLEAVQKIFEWHMQWFQRDDFKGCLFVRAVAESSAQDQAIIRLAQAHKQWVRQLIEQHCQNFSNADAISQMSYHLLEGLISRFLVEGYDAKIAQNSQASLVQFITLSNTQPNLL from the coding sequence ATGTCTAAATCTGCAGAAAAAATTTTAGATACTGCTGAAGATTTATTTAACCAGCATAGCTTTGTCGCTGTTGGGGTCGATTTAATTCGAGATCAATCGGGTTGCTCAAAAACGACCCTCTACACCTATTTTAAAAATAAGCAGCAACTGATTTTGGCGGTGCTGGAACAACGAGATCTACGTTTTAGACAACAACTCGAACAGTATGTCGCTGCGAGCCATGGACTTGAGGCTGTTCAAAAGATTTTTGAATGGCATATGCAATGGTTTCAACGTGATGATTTTAAAGGCTGTTTATTTGTGCGTGCCGTTGCAGAATCATCTGCGCAGGATCAAGCAATCATTAGGCTTGCACAAGCACATAAGCAATGGGTTAGACAGTTGATTGAGCAGCATTGCCAAAATTTCAGCAATGCCGATGCTATCAGCCAGATGAGCTATCATTTACTTGAAGGATTAATCAGTCGTTTTCTGGTCGAAGGCTATGACGCGAAAATCGCGCAAAATAGCCAAGCGAGCTTAGTGCAATTCATCACACTCTCAAACACTCAACCAAACCTGCTTTAA
- a CDS encoding HPP family protein — MKFSFLSGKEQLATRPPLIEIMRGLIGGTLSIFALLLLGQWSNHLLIMAPFGATCVLLYAVPISPLAQPRNILFGHLISAFVGLAVLKLFGVTTWSIALAVGCAIALMQLLRCVHPPAGANPLVILLTANTVDYGWSFLIFPVLTGAVTLISIAWLVNNIRSQKKWPSYALALCQTKTPKGQ; from the coding sequence ATGAAATTTTCATTCTTGTCAGGAAAAGAACAGTTAGCCACACGGCCACCGTTGATTGAAATCATGCGTGGGCTGATTGGCGGAACATTAAGTATTTTTGCATTGTTGCTCTTGGGGCAGTGGTCAAATCATCTATTGATCATGGCACCTTTTGGTGCAACCTGCGTTTTGCTGTATGCCGTGCCAATTTCACCCTTGGCGCAACCACGTAATATCCTCTTTGGACATTTGATCTCAGCATTTGTTGGTTTAGCCGTGCTTAAGTTATTTGGTGTGACCACATGGAGTATTGCGCTGGCGGTTGGTTGTGCGATTGCATTGATGCAACTTCTACGCTGTGTACATCCACCTGCAGGGGCCAATCCCTTGGTGATTTTATTGACAGCAAATACCGTGGACTATGGTTGGAGTTTTCTGATCTTCCCTGTGCTGACTGGGGCAGTCACACTGATCAGCATTGCATGGCTGGTCAATAATATTCGCAGTCAGAAAAAATGGCCAAGTTATGCGTTGGCGCTTTGCCAGACGAAAACCCCAAAAGGGCAGTAA
- the ribB gene encoding 3,4-dihydroxy-2-butanone-4-phosphate synthase, which produces MSSLIQPEIFFSALAPAEQRVQQAIEDMRQGKPVLVMDDFDRENEADLIVAADTLNVSTMARMIRDGSGIVCLCLTEQQADHLELPPMVAHNSSHFHTAFTVTIEAAAGVTTGVSAQDRVTTIHAATQKGAVASDLNRPGHVFPLRARDGGVLTRRGHTESSVDLARLAGLSPAGVLCELTNPDGSMSAGIQVLAYAQTHELTLISVDELAQYRLKHSL; this is translated from the coding sequence ATGTCTAGTTTAATTCAACCCGAAATTTTCTTCTCAGCACTTGCTCCAGCAGAGCAACGCGTTCAACAAGCCATCGAAGATATGCGCCAAGGCAAACCTGTTTTGGTGATGGATGATTTTGATCGTGAAAATGAAGCGGATTTAATTGTCGCTGCTGATACCCTCAATGTAAGTACCATGGCACGCATGATTCGTGATGGTTCAGGCATTGTCTGTTTATGTTTAACCGAACAACAAGCAGATCATCTCGAACTGCCACCGATGGTGGCACACAACTCAAGCCATTTTCATACGGCATTCACCGTGACTATCGAAGCCGCTGCAGGCGTGACCACAGGTGTCTCAGCACAAGATCGTGTTACGACTATTCATGCAGCCACTCAAAAAGGTGCTGTTGCCAGTGATCTTAACCGCCCAGGCCATGTCTTCCCTTTACGTGCCCGTGATGGCGGTGTATTAACCCGTCGTGGACATACTGAAAGTTCTGTCGACTTGGCACGCTTAGCTGGCCTAAGCCCTGCTGGTGTACTGTGTGAACTGACCAACCCAGATGGCAGCATGTCTGCGGGTATTCAAGTGTTGGCTTATGCACAAACCCATGAATTAACTTTGATTAGTGTAGACGAGCTGGCGCAGTATCGCCTAAAACACTCGCTCTAA
- a CDS encoding LysE family translocator codes for MNLTEYLFYAVTVIVMIATPGPVMLLVASAGLKGGYKKALETIIGTNLASLVLIFLSILILKGVFKLDSTSFNLVKILGCLYIAYIGIQILREAFDHNQTLATVSATAGGFKQGFLVAISNPKDIIFFASFFPQFIHVLPDLNQSLGLLTATWVVLDFATLSLVYLVFNRLAQSKIYHTLLAGCGLILIAVALYGIYSTLLG; via the coding sequence ATGAATTTGACCGAATATTTATTTTATGCTGTGACCGTGATTGTGATGATTGCGACACCAGGCCCTGTAATGTTGCTGGTGGCCAGTGCAGGTTTAAAAGGTGGCTACAAAAAAGCCTTAGAAACGATCATTGGTACAAACCTAGCCTCCTTGGTGTTAATTTTTCTTTCGATTCTGATTTTAAAAGGTGTATTTAAGCTTGATTCGACTAGCTTTAATCTCGTCAAAATTTTGGGTTGTTTATATATTGCCTATATTGGGATCCAGATTCTAAGAGAGGCATTCGACCACAATCAAACACTGGCAACAGTGTCGGCAACAGCAGGAGGCTTTAAACAAGGCTTCCTTGTAGCGATATCTAATCCCAAAGATATTATTTTCTTTGCTTCCTTTTTTCCGCAGTTTATTCATGTATTGCCGGACTTGAATCAGAGTTTAGGGTTACTGACCGCGACTTGGGTTGTATTGGACTTTGCCACCCTAAGTCTGGTCTATCTGGTGTTCAACCGCTTGGCTCAATCTAAAATCTATCACACGCTGCTCGCGGGTTGTGGCCTGATCTTAATTGCGGTTGCACTTTACGGAATTTACAGTACCTTGCTGGGTTAA
- the panD gene encoding aspartate 1-decarboxylase has translation MLSRLLKCKIHRAVVSHAELHYEGSCAIDGTLMDLAGIREYEEIHVWNVTNGKRFTTYAIRGENDSGIISVNGGAAHQADVGDLVIIATFGDFTEAEADAHQPRLVYANPDNTVNHTANCIPVQIA, from the coding sequence ATGCTATCTCGTTTATTAAAATGTAAAATTCATCGCGCAGTCGTCAGCCATGCAGAACTTCATTATGAAGGATCATGTGCGATTGACGGTACATTAATGGATTTAGCAGGTATTCGTGAATACGAAGAAATTCATGTTTGGAATGTCACCAATGGTAAGCGTTTCACCACCTATGCGATTCGTGGTGAAAATGACTCTGGAATTATCTCCGTCAATGGTGGTGCAGCGCATCAAGCCGATGTTGGTGATTTAGTGATTATTGCCACTTTTGGTGACTTTACAGAAGCCGAAGCAGATGCACATCAACCACGTTTGGTTTATGCCAACCCAGACAACACGGTTAATCACACCGCAAACTGTATTCCAGTCCAAATTGCTTAA
- the pth gene encoding aminoacyl-tRNA hydrolase — MSNISLLIGLGNPGKEYAQTRHNAGFWFIEQLADQYNIQLKADPKFHAYSGRGTIEGHDVRLLLPTTFMNRSGQSVVPFAKFYQIQPESILIAHDELDMNPGIIRLKTGGGHGGHNGLKDIVPHIGPNFHRLRIGIGHPGHKDQVSGHVLGKAPSSEQTLMDDAIYHAKSRIKLLLDGEVQQAMNQINAHKP, encoded by the coding sequence GTGTCGAATATTTCGCTCCTGATCGGTTTGGGTAATCCTGGAAAGGAATATGCCCAAACCCGTCATAATGCAGGCTTTTGGTTCATTGAACAGCTTGCCGATCAATATAATATCCAACTCAAAGCAGATCCAAAATTTCATGCCTATAGTGGCCGTGGAACCATTGAAGGCCATGACGTGCGCCTACTGCTACCGACCACTTTTATGAACCGTTCTGGTCAAAGTGTTGTCCCCTTCGCAAAATTTTATCAAATTCAACCTGAATCGATCTTGATTGCCCATGATGAACTGGATATGAATCCAGGCATTATTCGCCTAAAAACTGGCGGTGGTCATGGTGGACACAATGGTTTAAAAGATATCGTGCCACATATTGGCCCAAATTTTCATCGTTTACGTATTGGTATTGGTCACCCAGGTCATAAAGACCAAGTGTCTGGTCATGTTTTAGGCAAAGCGCCAAGCAGCGAACAAACATTGATGGATGATGCGATTTACCATGCAAAATCACGTATTAAACTGTTACTCGACGGCGAAGTTCAACAGGCGATGAATCAAATTAATGCACATAAGCCTTAA
- a CDS encoding DUF1090 domain-containing protein → MKKTTQLIFAISVASTFTLLSNTATAAALDCAAKKAEIETQLSYAKQYGNSYRIHGLESALAKNSQYCNDAELRQKHAKKVAEKQQKVTERENDLARAKQQGDAKKIEKQQRKLQKAIAELNEVKA, encoded by the coding sequence ATGAAAAAAACAACTCAACTTATTTTCGCTATTTCTGTTGCTTCTACTTTTACACTGCTTTCAAATACAGCCACTGCTGCCGCATTAGATTGTGCTGCCAAAAAAGCAGAGATTGAAACTCAACTCAGCTATGCAAAACAGTATGGTAATAGTTATCGTATCCACGGTCTTGAAAGCGCACTGGCTAAAAACAGCCAATACTGTAATGATGCTGAGCTTCGCCAAAAACATGCAAAAAAAGTGGCTGAAAAACAACAGAAAGTGACTGAGCGTGAAAATGATCTCGCACGTGCCAAGCAACAAGGTGATGCCAAAAAAATTGAAAAGCAACAACGAAAACTTCAAAAAGCAATTGCTGAGTTAAACGAAGTAAAAGCTTAA
- a CDS encoding YecA/YgfB family protein: protein MSALDLDLLSDYLDGDQNEFGLDFAATHGFISAIAVGPQFDRWLEELFDGNQNKAPAEIINQIKLWLDDLRQKLANEEGIEFPFEIEEADVESSLGDWSVGFVDAMFLNEEAWFTPEFEEQLVDLTLPIMVFSGIDDEDPQMETFRRNGQLMDELAEEIPDNLNELYLMYHTPN, encoded by the coding sequence ATGAGTGCTTTAGATTTAGACCTACTGAGCGACTATTTAGATGGCGACCAAAATGAGTTTGGTCTAGATTTTGCTGCGACTCATGGCTTTATCAGTGCAATTGCTGTAGGGCCGCAGTTTGATCGCTGGTTAGAAGAATTATTTGATGGCAATCAAAACAAGGCACCAGCAGAAATTATCAACCAAATTAAACTTTGGTTAGATGATTTACGTCAAAAGCTTGCCAATGAAGAAGGAATCGAATTTCCTTTTGAAATTGAAGAAGCAGATGTTGAGTCAAGCCTAGGCGATTGGAGTGTGGGTTTTGTTGATGCGATGTTCCTCAATGAAGAAGCATGGTTCACTCCTGAGTTTGAAGAGCAACTGGTTGATTTAACACTGCCAATTATGGTGTTTAGTGGCATTGATGATGAAGATCCTCAAATGGAAACTTTCCGCCGTAACGGTCAGTTGATGGATGAACTTGCAGAAGAGATTCCAGATAATTTAAATGAATTGTATTTGATGTATCACACTCCCAATTAA
- a CDS encoding DUF2157 domain-containing protein — translation MVFHLFPLRQQKFIDLLQVIALGLLASSFIYLIAANWWMIPRGMQLSIPLILLFLTAITSVFYSHNARIRQSLDCICGLMLGLSLAVIGQVYQTGADSYLLFLLWSVLLLPWLLRPNIGIFCLLSIVSQLALFLYFKQMHLLEQSNVIYLAGLNTLALLCALWCLKQYAALSYVFLLFFAVISAYSMFRFISAEQWFYLLSSFLLPVSAFIYLYLNKQPLGSSLAALSIGISSTIWLVHIILEQNFALDSAVFFALALLIFAWFALLSCALVRLLPQTNFYVIPLAFGAWLAGILLATSFLMSWGTLSLLLGAVFIVASSFILRKYRHYFARQLAYCLLISGQVALMWHSYELTKITSIVFAVQLAILGLCLYLRSHWFFIALQLIATYIAAWIVWFDLSSLPELDTQLYIAIWTGFNLLCYSLIFILARIADLAYRRSVMLLVLAIVVMRSLQYQLGLTSHFALYQGLSWNTLLSLLWVAASAWFILKPQLKAIPMLAVTLLGMMLSLLGYFEVYLLLLILVWAIQARDKLVYACALLILMYILWQLYYLLDLSFLFKALSIFISALLIFVLHFILQSSLQKSTHAPDQDNAVQGEGA, via the coding sequence ATGGTTTTTCATTTATTTCCATTACGACAACAAAAGTTTATTGATCTGTTGCAAGTGATTGCATTGGGTTTGTTGGCGAGTAGCTTTATTTATTTGATTGCAGCCAATTGGTGGATGATTCCACGTGGAATGCAATTGAGTATTCCATTGATTTTATTATTTTTGACGGCCATTACCAGTGTCTTTTATTCACATAATGCGCGTATTCGGCAAAGTCTCGATTGTATTTGTGGACTGATGTTAGGTTTAAGTTTGGCGGTTATTGGTCAGGTCTATCAAACTGGTGCAGACAGTTATTTATTATTTTTACTGTGGTCGGTGTTGTTATTGCCTTGGTTATTACGGCCGAATATCGGCATATTCTGCCTGTTGAGTATTGTTAGTCAGCTGGCTTTATTTTTATATTTTAAGCAGATGCATTTACTCGAGCAGTCTAATGTTATTTATTTAGCTGGACTTAATACTTTAGCTTTGCTTTGTGCTCTCTGGTGTTTGAAACAATATGCGGCTTTAAGCTATGTTTTTTTATTGTTCTTTGCCGTGATTTCAGCGTATTCGATGTTCCGTTTTATTAGTGCTGAGCAATGGTTTTATTTGCTGTCATCATTTTTATTACCTGTAAGTGCGTTTATCTATCTCTATTTAAATAAGCAACCATTGGGCAGTAGTTTAGCTGCGCTCAGTATTGGAATAAGTAGCACTATTTGGCTGGTGCATATTATCCTTGAGCAAAACTTTGCTTTAGACAGTGCCGTATTCTTCGCTTTAGCATTGCTGATTTTTGCATGGTTTGCGCTATTAAGCTGTGCATTGGTTCGGTTATTGCCACAGACCAATTTTTATGTGATCCCACTGGCTTTTGGCGCTTGGTTGGCGGGTATTTTATTGGCGACAAGCTTCTTAATGAGTTGGGGAACCTTGTCTTTGCTTTTGGGCGCTGTGTTTATTGTTGCCAGTAGTTTTATTTTAAGAAAATATCGACATTATTTTGCACGGCAATTGGCCTATTGCTTATTAATCAGTGGTCAAGTCGCGTTGATGTGGCATAGTTATGAACTCACTAAAATCACCAGTATTGTTTTTGCGGTACAGCTTGCAATACTGGGTTTGTGCTTATATTTGCGTAGTCATTGGTTTTTTATCGCGTTGCAATTGATTGCGACCTATATTGCGGCTTGGATCGTCTGGTTTGATCTATCGAGTCTGCCGGAATTGGATACACAATTATATATTGCAATTTGGACGGGATTTAATCTGCTGTGTTATAGCCTAATTTTCATATTGGCGCGGATTGCCGATTTGGCTTATCGGCGGAGTGTGATGTTATTGGTTTTGGCCATTGTTGTCATGCGCTCACTGCAATATCAATTGGGTTTAACAAGCCATTTTGCGCTATATCAAGGTTTAAGTTGGAATACGCTTTTATCACTGCTCTGGGTTGCTGCGAGTGCTTGGTTTATTTTAAAACCACAGTTGAAAGCTATCCCCATGCTTGCCGTCACCTTGCTGGGCATGATGCTCAGTTTGCTCGGTTATTTTGAAGTTTATTTATTATTGCTGATTTTAGTGTGGGCAATTCAAGCACGGGACAAATTGGTGTATGCCTGTGCACTGCTTATTTTGATGTATATATTGTGGCAACTGTATTATTTACTTGATTTGAGTTTTCTATTTAAAGCCTTGAGTATTTTTATTTCAGCTTTGCTGATATTTGTACTGCATTTTATTTTACAAAGTAGCTTGCAAAAAAGTACACATGCACCTGATCAAGATAATGCGGTACAAGGAGAAGGGGCATGA
- the rplY gene encoding 50S ribosomal protein L25, which yields MAQFTLNAQARAEDKQGKGSSRRLRRESLVPAIIYGGEDAPVTVTLELRELVKALEDNAFFEEVVAIKVGDKVENVKIQALQRHPAKNTPMHADFKRA from the coding sequence ATGGCACAATTTACATTAAATGCGCAAGCACGCGCTGAAGACAAACAAGGGAAAGGTTCGAGCCGCCGCCTTCGTCGCGAATCTCTTGTTCCTGCAATCATTTACGGTGGCGAAGATGCACCTGTAACAGTAACATTAGAACTTCGTGAGCTTGTTAAAGCTTTAGAAGACAACGCTTTCTTTGAAGAAGTTGTCGCAATCAAAGTTGGTGATAAAGTTGAAAACGTTAAAATTCAAGCGTTACAACGTCACCCAGCGAAAAACACACCAATGCACGCTGACTTTAAACGCGCTTAA
- a CDS encoding PA3496 family putative envelope integrity protein — MSSTDFELDDSFGDEEVSFDEASSKISAKESLEKRRLIDDLLAQRRLDRELKEFECDFDEEFDDEDEE, encoded by the coding sequence GTGTCTTCTACAGATTTTGAATTAGATGATAGCTTTGGCGACGAGGAAGTAAGCTTTGATGAAGCCTCGAGTAAAATTAGTGCCAAAGAATCATTAGAAAAGCGTCGTTTAATTGACGACTTACTTGCCCAACGTCGTCTTGATCGCGAGCTCAAAGAATTTGAGTGCGATTTTGACGAAGAGTTTGACGATGAGGATGAAGAGTAA